A genomic region of Oryza glaberrima chromosome 1, OglaRS2, whole genome shotgun sequence contains the following coding sequences:
- the LOC127759807 gene encoding mediator-associated protein 2-like, with the protein MRSYEPGPAFEENSEEAMLDISQTESTELWLIQWPLNQLDASDFHGQELTLKLHRDGKLSSLESSSGKSYDLVSFAAQQPDATVFLPSGPEAKAVGKIARRVSLVRYPDPEELEKPGLGSLTPSSKKSAGSSKKTRSRFTSGSKNRSSQGSAQSLGQQSAEPAHKHNQKREDESSLGHSNVSGKSAEGSQVRGGDSGTTSEVPQTPVEKSKKKNKKVRIAE; encoded by the exons CTATGAGCCTGGACCAGCATTTGAGGAGAACAGCGAAGAGGCTATGCTTGACATATCACAAACAGAGTCAACGGAACTTTGGCTAATACAGTGGCCTCTAAATCAG TTAGATGCGTCTGATTTTCATGGTCAAGAACTTACTCTTAAGTTGCACCGTGATGGAAAATTGAGCAGTTTGGAGAGTTCCTCGG GGAAGTCTTATGATCTTGTCAGCTTTGCTGCTCAGCAACCAGATGCAACTGTTTTCCTTCCATCCGGACCAGAAGCAAAAGCTG TTGGGAAGATTGCACGTCGAGTTAGCTTAGTTCGTTATCCTGACCCTGAAGAACTGGAGAAGCCAGGTTTGGGGAGTCTCACTCCTAGCAGTAAGAAATCTGCAG GTTCTTCAAAGAAGACGAGGTCTCGGTTCACTAGCGGGTCGAAGAACCGCAGCAGCCAAGGCTCAGCGCAATCGCTGGGCCAACAGAGTGCCGAGCCCGCGCACAAGCACAAtcagaagagagaggatgagagcAGTTTGGGGCACTCGAATGTATCGGGCAAGTCGGCCGAAGGATCCCAGGTTCGTGGTGGCGACAGCGGCACGACCTCGGAGGTTCCTCAGACGCCTGTGGAgaaatccaagaagaagaacaagaaggtTAGGATCGCCGAGTAA